The genome window AAGGTCGACCTCAACGAGGGCGGTGAGACCAGCGTTCGCGGCAAGAACATCCTTATTGCTACTGGTTCCGAGGCCACTCCTTTCCCCGGTCTTGAGATCGACGAGAAGCGCGTTGTCACCAGCACTGGTGCCATCGCTCTTGAGCAGGTCCCTGAGACCATGACCGtcattggtggtggtatCATTGGTCTCGAGATGGCCTCCGTCTGGTCGCGACTTGGCTCCAAGGTCACTATTGTCGAGTTCCTCGGCCAGATTGGTGGCCCCGGTATGGACACTGAGATTGCCAAGAACACACAGAAgatcctcaagaagcagggtCTCGagttcaagctcaacaccaaggttgTCAGTGGTGACAAGTCTGGCGATAAGGTCAAGCTTGAGGTTGACTCTGCCAAGGGTGGCAAGCCCGAATCTGTATGTGTATCAAATCCAATTGCTTTGCCTACAGCTCTAACAAACATATCCAGATCGAGTCCGACGTAGTCCTCGTTGCCATTGGTCGACGACCTTACACCGGCGGCCTCGGCCTTGAGAACATTGgccttgaggctgatgaCCGCGGCCGTGTCATCATTGACTCCGAGTACCGAACCAAGATCCCCCACATCCGATGTGTCGGTGATGTCACCTTCGGCCCTATGCTTGCCCataaggctgaggaggaggctgttgCCGTTGTCGAGTACATCAAGAAGGGGTATGGTCATGTCAACTATGGTGCCATTCCCTCCGTTATGTACACCCACCCTGAGGTCGCCTGGGTCGGCCAGAGCGAGCAGGACCTGAAGAACCAGAACATCCCTTACCGAGTCGGAACCTTCCCCTTCGTTGCCAACTCCCGAGCCAAGACCAACCAGGACACTGAGGGTATGGTCAAGATGCTCGCTGATCCCGAGACTGACCGCATTCTCGGCGTTCACATCATCGGCCCCAACGCTGGTGAGATGATCGCTGAGGGTACTCTGGCTCTCGAATATGGTGCTTCCAGTGAGGACATTGCCCGAACCTGCCACGCTCACCCCACACTTGCCGAGGCCTTCAAGGAGGCTGCCATGGCCACTCACGCCAAGGCCATCCACTTCTAAGCAATGCTTGAGGAACATAATGAAAAAGATAACACAGGGTCAAGAGGAGGCATCGCCAGGATAGTGCAAACGGGATAGGACCCGGGGCATTTGGGACTCTGGGTTGtgtaaattagtaataattctGTCTGTTCAGCATGATGCCTGGAAATCACACGGCAGGATGCGTTGCTTGCGTTCCAAGATTATTTGCACTGCGTGAAAGAAGAATACAAATTCTATGATGAATGACTTAAAGCCCATCTTTCAACTTGACCGGCCAAGCCATTGATTCTTTCTCAAAAATTGTTGTACAAACTTAGTCAGGGCAAGCTTTAGATCAAAGTATCCAAAAACTGTGTAAGAGATAGATGGGCAAGACCAGCGCTCGACTCA of Fusarium musae strain F31 chromosome 5, whole genome shotgun sequence contains these proteins:
- the LPD1 gene encoding dihydrolipoamide dehydrogenase precursor (EggNog:ENOG41); the protein is MLSSRLISRAVARPAFQKSTLPSVVASSSLSRFSRGYASSAEFLAEEKDLVVIGGGVAGYVAAIKAGQEGMKVTCIEKRGSLGGTCLNVGCIPSKSLLNNSHLYHQILHDTKARGIEVGEVKLNLANFMKAKETSVSGLTKGIEYLFKKNGVEYIKGAGSFVNEHEIKVDLNEGGETSVRGKNILIATGSEATPFPGLEIDEKRVVTSTGAIALEQVPETMTVIGGGIIGLEMASVWSRLGSKVTIVEFLGQIGGPGMDTEIAKNTQKILKKQGLEFKLNTKVVSGDKSGDKVKLEVDSAKGGKPESIESDVVLVAIGRRPYTGGLGLENIGLEADDRGRVIIDSEYRTKIPHIRCVGDVTFGPMLAHKAEEEAVAVVEYIKKGYGHVNYGAIPSVMYTHPEVAWVGQSEQDLKNQNIPYRVGTFPFVANSRAKTNQDTEGMVKMLADPETDRILGVHIIGPNAGEMIAEGTLALEYGASSEDIARTCHAHPTLAEAFKEAAMATHAKAIHF